In Planctomycetaceae bacterium, a single genomic region encodes these proteins:
- a CDS encoding DUF2461 domain-containing protein, whose amino-acid sequence MSFTGFSPETVAFLAELAGHNNRDWFAANKPRYEQHVRRPALAFIEAVAAPLEKACPCIFADPTPVGGSLMRIYRDTRFGGDKTPYKTNIGIHFRHERGDDIHAPGFYFHLDPKEFFLACGIWRPEAKPLAAIRTRIAEYGDEWMSIRKDKKFAKDWGSITGERLKRPPRGFDAEHPCIEDIKLKEFLGVCDLPRETMFSRKLVDAVVKVSATAQPLMKFLCDAMAIPY is encoded by the coding sequence ATGAGCTTCACTGGATTTTCGCCCGAGACGGTCGCGTTCCTGGCCGAGTTGGCCGGGCATAACAACCGCGACTGGTTTGCCGCCAACAAGCCCCGCTACGAGCAGCACGTCCGACGACCGGCGCTGGCGTTCATCGAGGCCGTCGCCGCCCCGCTGGAAAAGGCCTGCCCGTGCATCTTCGCCGACCCCACGCCCGTCGGCGGCTCCCTGATGCGAATCTACCGCGACACGCGGTTCGGCGGCGACAAGACGCCGTACAAGACGAACATCGGGATCCACTTCCGCCACGAGCGCGGCGACGACATCCACGCCCCGGGCTTCTACTTTCACCTCGACCCCAAGGAGTTCTTCCTGGCCTGCGGTATCTGGCGCCCCGAGGCCAAGCCGCTAGCCGCCATCCGCACGCGAATCGCCGAATACGGCGACGAGTGGATGAGCATCCGCAAGGACAAGAAGTTCGCCAAAGACTGGGGCAGCATCACCGGCGAGCGTCTCAAGCGCCCCCCGCGCGGCTTCGACGCCGAGCACCCCTGCATCGAAGACATCAAGCTCAAGGAGTTCCTGGGCGTCTGCGACCTGCCGCGCGAGACGATGTTCTCCCGCAAGCTTGTGGACGCAGTGGTGAAAGTCAGCGCCACCGCCCAGCCGCTGATGAAGTTCCTCTGCGACGCGATGGCGATCCCGTACTAA
- a CDS encoding PQQ-binding-like beta-propeller repeat protein, producing the protein MMVPKRLLIARLIAAARGMPRPGTAGALWALTLAILSAALASAQDLPPPRAMDMIPPAQLQREIAWKPTWDETLKANLQPGWDQPAPPGDYPVPAKSVIASLQNVALLSAMIARFPAEKDKHALAYGQMADIYHRMGSAWWRNYYLGKLIVEFPARGDVVAPACQNLSMASPRGRFESSAVFEPVARQAVALIERGAIPADHAGAAAACNMLGEILLTDMRYDALDPFLKQMQRLGPKCPGAAAAAAKLLASVGHAKLAADLQPQAPANAWDPEAPQPRTRSALPPLPRDTPLHMRWQSLRNISVKEPLKDSDIELIQDLLDTAARGDELIPADKNTFTACSAAADEFLTRLEDSALATLAQSQQRSAANFARSLMLTRDRDEMVRLGRRFPWAPVVHETLLDFAEEALRDGHRQWAMAAYADVLAHSRDRRLRVQAQAGAWLTQSQEACTPATAAAVPDEAQLTWRGAAATLGDVKKAIFGPGGTGFPACDAQPGKAVPPVRLALPAAWMAAEAPQEGPPPMHVPWPVAQVHVGRQYVIAATHNRATGFASGGDQPLWVVSPLAPWQFPERTAAKPQAAVAPPPPSPPVPDGPVSLLRKGDNWWIEFQCQPIAIAAGAAPSPAIGLFRHKGADVLAAVEPRSGKVIWSSAALEGWNALRPISQPTLAEGRGYLLAAGPDGEQVRLLLTCFEPGSGSIVWQRLLGTTSADLLDSAVGAGPGVFQGRVYCCTNLGIVACCDARDGAVQWLCAYDSAWQDVRPPRQAVQITRQGPAPIIAGSAVVMAPRDHTGLLAFNRLSGQMLWQSPLVPSDGIIGAVGGRVLAINNHWLAAVEAATGRLLWCRRFDEGTGSAGTIVRDAAVIISARRLLRIEPAGGKTIDAAELPDDATQAVVLGDGSVLEIAPPVIAAPPPAAWTPATAAAPGGVEIKKLWSLPLGRSRLLLADDETAPQRFGVQSGRWLGGVEIAPAAKLAWQRTLDRLPSGVESIGGRLIARTGAEVAAFDAASGRRQWTTRLSFPPYFLAGQGDVLVADSAPGRWELNAAAIDARSGKLLWTRSFDDALRLFRSWNSQGLAVRRGADGAPAVSLYMLAGMLDENPNGFLLGEVRVGAADGAIQEISAALPGEREAPAWTAFRGSAIGYLIGGREASMAVIGPDGLARKAQWNLRTDIGTAQAYPWFLRMQADASWACFSEFGKLALIDVATGKSAAYEVPAGPAGSLTSVYATRVIGDVLVVVAGHKAQFIYRKQRKTPDERWQPIEPKVFVHLFNRTTRECFISREVAGVECGRSWEVDWDMQARILDNALVVADCNGVHLFAAAWPQVPPPAAPK; encoded by the coding sequence ATGATGGTGCCAAAGCGTCTGCTCATTGCGCGTCTGATCGCCGCTGCGCGGGGAATGCCCCGGCCTGGCACGGCCGGGGCTTTATGGGCGCTGACACTGGCGATTCTTTCCGCCGCCCTGGCCAGCGCGCAGGACCTCCCGCCGCCGCGGGCGATGGACATGATCCCGCCCGCCCAACTCCAGCGCGAGATCGCCTGGAAGCCGACCTGGGACGAAACGCTCAAGGCCAATCTCCAACCCGGCTGGGACCAGCCCGCCCCGCCGGGCGACTACCCCGTGCCGGCAAAGAGCGTGATCGCCAGCCTGCAGAACGTCGCGCTGCTGTCGGCCATGATCGCCCGCTTCCCCGCCGAAAAGGACAAGCACGCCCTGGCGTACGGCCAGATGGCCGACATCTATCACCGCATGGGCAGCGCCTGGTGGCGGAACTACTACCTGGGCAAGCTCATCGTCGAGTTCCCCGCCCGCGGCGACGTGGTCGCCCCGGCCTGCCAGAACCTCTCGATGGCCAGCCCGCGCGGGCGGTTCGAGTCGTCGGCCGTCTTCGAACCGGTCGCGCGCCAGGCCGTCGCCCTGATCGAACGCGGCGCCATCCCCGCAGACCACGCCGGCGCTGCCGCCGCCTGCAACATGCTCGGCGAGATCCTGCTGACCGACATGCGCTACGACGCGCTGGACCCGTTCCTCAAGCAAATGCAGCGGCTGGGACCCAAGTGCCCCGGCGCCGCCGCCGCGGCGGCCAAACTGCTAGCATCGGTCGGTCATGCCAAACTCGCCGCCGACCTTCAGCCGCAGGCGCCGGCCAACGCGTGGGACCCCGAGGCCCCTCAGCCTCGCACGCGCAGCGCCCTGCCCCCCCTGCCGCGCGACACGCCCCTGCACATGCGATGGCAGTCGCTGCGAAACATCAGCGTCAAGGAACCGCTCAAAGACTCCGACATCGAACTCATCCAGGACCTCCTCGACACCGCCGCACGCGGCGACGAACTCATCCCGGCAGATAAGAACACCTTCACCGCCTGCTCGGCGGCCGCCGACGAGTTCCTCACGCGCCTCGAGGACTCGGCGTTGGCGACGCTGGCGCAGTCCCAGCAGCGCAGCGCCGCCAACTTCGCCCGCAGCCTCATGCTCACGCGCGACCGCGACGAGATGGTCCGCCTGGGGCGGCGGTTCCCCTGGGCGCCGGTCGTACACGAAACGCTCCTGGATTTCGCCGAAGAGGCCCTGCGCGACGGGCACCGCCAGTGGGCGATGGCCGCCTACGCTGACGTGCTCGCGCACAGCCGCGACAGGCGCCTGCGCGTGCAGGCCCAGGCGGGGGCTTGGTTGACGCAGTCGCAGGAAGCGTGTACTCCCGCGACGGCCGCGGCTGTGCCCGACGAGGCCCAACTCACCTGGCGCGGCGCCGCTGCAACGTTGGGCGACGTGAAGAAAGCCATCTTCGGTCCTGGTGGCACAGGCTTTCCAGCCTGTGATGCACAGCCTGGAAAGGCTGTGCCGCCAGTTCGTCTGGCGCTGCCGGCGGCGTGGATGGCGGCCGAGGCCCCTCAGGAGGGTCCGCCGCCGATGCACGTTCCCTGGCCGGTCGCTCAGGTTCACGTCGGGCGGCAGTACGTCATCGCCGCGACGCACAATCGCGCGACGGGGTTCGCCTCCGGCGGCGACCAGCCGCTATGGGTCGTATCGCCCCTTGCGCCGTGGCAATTTCCTGAGCGGACCGCTGCCAAGCCGCAAGCGGCTGTTGCCCCGCCGCCGCCATCGCCGCCGGTGCCCGACGGTCCGGTTTCGCTGTTGCGAAAGGGCGACAACTGGTGGATCGAGTTTCAATGCCAACCCATCGCGATCGCCGCCGGCGCCGCGCCGAGCCCGGCCATCGGGCTGTTCCGGCACAAGGGCGCCGATGTGCTGGCGGCCGTCGAGCCGCGCAGCGGCAAGGTGATCTGGTCCAGCGCCGCCCTGGAGGGGTGGAACGCCCTGCGGCCGATCAGTCAGCCGACTCTGGCCGAGGGTCGGGGGTATCTTCTGGCGGCCGGGCCGGACGGCGAGCAGGTGCGGCTGCTGCTGACGTGCTTCGAGCCCGGCAGCGGCAGCATCGTCTGGCAGCGTCTGCTGGGCACGACGTCGGCGGACCTGCTGGACAGCGCCGTCGGCGCCGGCCCGGGCGTCTTCCAGGGGCGCGTGTATTGCTGCACGAACCTGGGGATCGTCGCCTGCTGCGACGCCCGCGACGGGGCGGTGCAGTGGCTCTGTGCGTACGACTCGGCCTGGCAGGACGTTCGCCCGCCGCGGCAAGCCGTACAGATTACCCGCCAGGGCCCCGCGCCGATCATCGCCGGTAGCGCGGTCGTGATGGCCCCGCGAGACCATACCGGTCTGCTGGCGTTCAACCGCCTCAGCGGGCAGATGCTCTGGCAGTCGCCGCTGGTGCCGTCCGACGGGATCATCGGCGCCGTCGGCGGCAGGGTGCTGGCGATCAACAACCACTGGCTGGCGGCGGTGGAAGCGGCCACCGGGCGGCTGCTCTGGTGCCGGCGATTTGACGAGGGCACCGGTTCGGCGGGGACGATCGTCCGCGACGCGGCGGTGATTATTTCCGCCCGGCGCCTGCTGCGCATCGAACCTGCCGGCGGCAAGACGATTGACGCCGCTGAATTGCCCGATGACGCAACCCAGGCGGTGGTGCTTGGCGACGGATCGGTGCTGGAGATCGCCCCGCCGGTGATCGCCGCCCCGCCGCCGGCGGCGTGGACGCCCGCGACGGCCGCAGCGCCCGGCGGCGTCGAGATCAAGAAGCTCTGGTCGCTGCCGCTGGGCAGATCGCGGCTGTTGCTCGCCGACGACGAGACGGCGCCGCAACGTTTCGGCGTGCAGAGCGGGCGATGGCTGGGCGGCGTGGAGATTGCCCCGGCGGCAAAGCTCGCCTGGCAGCGCACGCTGGATCGCCTTCCGTCGGGCGTCGAGAGCATCGGCGGGCGGCTGATTGCCCGCACCGGCGCCGAGGTCGCCGCCTTCGATGCGGCCAGCGGCCGGCGGCAATGGACCACACGACTGTCGTTTCCGCCGTACTTCCTGGCCGGGCAGGGCGACGTGCTGGTAGCCGATTCAGCCCCTGGGCGGTGGGAGCTCAATGCCGCCGCGATCGACGCCCGCTCGGGCAAGCTGCTCTGGACGCGCAGCTTCGACGACGCGCTGCGGCTGTTCCGGAGCTGGAACTCGCAAGGCCTGGCCGTTCGCCGCGGGGCCGACGGGGCGCCGGCTGTCAGCTTGTACATGCTGGCGGGCATGCTCGATGAGAACCCCAACGGCTTCCTGCTGGGCGAGGTGCGCGTGGGCGCCGCCGACGGGGCGATCCAGGAAATCTCCGCCGCTCTGCCCGGCGAGCGCGAGGCGCCGGCGTGGACGGCTTTTCGAGGCAGCGCCATCGGGTATCTCATCGGCGGCCGCGAGGCGAGCATGGCGGTGATCGGCCCGGACGGGCTGGCCCGAAAAGCCCAGTGGAACCTCCGGACCGACATCGGCACCGCCCAGGCGTACCCGTGGTTCCTTCGCATGCAGGCCGACGCGTCCTGGGCGTGCTTCAGCGAGTTCGGCAAGCTGGCGCTGATCGACGTGGCCACGGGCAAGTCCGCCGCGTATGAGGTGCCCGCCGGACCGGCCGGATCGCTCACGAGCGTGTACGCCACCCGCGTGATCGGCGACGTGCTGGTGGTCGTCGCCGGGCATAAGGCCCAGTTCATCTATCGCAAACAGCGAAAGACGCCCGACGAGCGATGGCAGCCCATCGAGCCCAAGGTCTTCGTACACCTCTTCAACCGCACCACCCGCGAATGTTTCATCAGCCGCGAGGTGGCCGGCGTCGAGTGCGGCAGATCGTGGGAAGTCGACTGGGACATGCAGGCCAGGATCCTGGATAATGCCCTTGTCGTGGCCGACTGCAACGGCGTGCATCTGTTCGCCGCCGCCTGGCCGCAAGTGCCGCCGCCGGCGGCCCCAAAGTGA
- a CDS encoding SUMF1/EgtB/PvdO family nonheme iron enzyme: protein MATGSGAQADVFGTGANQFTIDFVVISNATNPVSGRGIVLTDYRTSVFEITNGQWNKFKAEYGPVKGYPTGAYDGTSLVWGGDDCPTNMVSWYEAAQFVNWLNISTGHHAAYKFTGTQGQDDYTYANWTAAEAAGGVNLRRHKDAYYFLPTEDEWVKAAYWNGTTMQDYATRPGESVTQGNGLDGTGWNYMSWSGAYATDSHGPWNVGSGSRELNGTYDMMGNVFEWTESSWYANDYIEYILHMTRGGSYQNDQSFLSLANRGDVGSGSEFRGTGFRVASIPEPSTMGLLVVGLGILARKMRK, encoded by the coding sequence TTGGCCACCGGTTCCGGAGCGCAGGCGGATGTCTTTGGTACAGGAGCTAACCAGTTCACGATTGACTTTGTTGTAATATCGAATGCCACTAATCCTGTCAGTGGGCGAGGCATTGTTCTGACTGATTACCGAACAAGTGTCTTTGAGATCACCAATGGACAGTGGAACAAGTTTAAGGCCGAGTACGGTCCAGTTAAAGGTTATCCCACGGGCGCTTATGATGGAACCTCCTTGGTTTGGGGAGGTGATGACTGCCCGACAAACATGGTGAGTTGGTATGAGGCGGCACAGTTCGTCAACTGGTTGAACATCTCTACAGGACACCACGCGGCCTACAAATTCACTGGCACTCAAGGTCAGGATGATTACACATATGCAAATTGGACGGCAGCCGAGGCGGCCGGTGGGGTTAATCTCCGCCGTCACAAAGACGCCTACTATTTTCTTCCTACAGAGGATGAGTGGGTGAAGGCTGCTTACTGGAACGGAACGACCATGCAGGACTATGCGACCCGTCCTGGGGAGAGCGTCACTCAAGGCAACGGACTAGACGGAACGGGGTGGAACTATATGTCTTGGTCAGGTGCTTATGCCACGGATTCTCATGGCCCATGGAACGTCGGAAGCGGCAGTCGGGAACTTAATGGAACATATGACATGATGGGCAACGTCTTCGAGTGGACTGAGAGCTCTTGGTACGCTAACGATTACATAGAATACATTCTTCATATGACGAGAGGTGGGTCATATCAAAACGACCAGTCATTCCTTTCGCTCGCAAACCGCGGCGATGTTGGATCAGGAAGTGAATTCCGTGGCACTGGTTTTCGCGTTGCTTCCATCCCTGAGCCCAGCACGATGGGGTTGCTGGTGGTCGGGTTGGGGATACTTGCCAGGAAAATGAGGAAATAA
- a CDS encoding HEAT repeat domain-containing protein, translating into MLQGISRRAILVILAGAGLVAAAAVCSSLLAEPLIRGDRPEERIAQIESLVVERPIGTLRALAYAAGNDPSPQVRAVAMAAMSHLPDLHRPTVRSGLDDADPRVRIVAAQTLAQFDDDAAVDDLVRLSVQDADPQVRIGALKSLGCCRSPRATVALLEAADTDAVADVKMAGLETLLAKTHGKISYGLTPANTARWREIVQRWKEMLKPVYAAAGVTPDLRPQDVVANRPCQRHCGPPGAACPHGRHEGSR; encoded by the coding sequence ATGTTACAGGGCATTTCACGTCGGGCGATTTTGGTGATTCTGGCCGGTGCGGGGTTGGTCGCGGCAGCGGCCGTCTGCAGTTCATTGCTGGCAGAGCCCTTGATCCGCGGCGATCGGCCGGAGGAACGCATCGCCCAGATTGAATCCTTGGTCGTGGAACGCCCCATCGGCACGCTGCGCGCCCTGGCGTATGCCGCGGGAAATGATCCTTCGCCGCAAGTGCGCGCCGTGGCGATGGCCGCCATGAGCCACTTGCCCGACCTCCACCGCCCCACCGTCCGCAGCGGCCTGGACGATGCCGATCCGCGAGTGCGGATCGTCGCGGCGCAGACCTTGGCGCAGTTCGACGACGACGCGGCGGTCGATGACCTCGTGAGGCTCTCCGTTCAAGACGCCGACCCGCAGGTACGCATCGGCGCCCTCAAGAGTCTGGGATGCTGCCGCAGTCCGCGGGCGACGGTGGCGCTGCTGGAGGCGGCCGACACCGACGCGGTGGCCGACGTGAAGATGGCCGGCCTGGAGACCCTGTTGGCCAAGACCCACGGCAAGATCTCCTACGGCCTCACGCCCGCCAACACGGCCCGATGGCGTGAGATCGTGCAGCGATGGAAAGAGATGCTCAAGCCCGTCTACGCGGCTGCGGGCGTCACGCCGGATTTGCGTCCGCAGGATGTTGTCGCCAACCGGCCCTGCCAGCGTCATTGCGGACCGCCCGGCGCCGCGTGTCCGCACGGCCGTCACGAAGGATCGCGATAA
- a CDS encoding P-II family nitrogen regulator, whose product MKLIIAYIQPEKLTDVKQALYAAEIFKMSVINALGCGQQKGYHETYRGADVEVNLLKKVRIEIAVNEEFVKPTIDAIIQGARTGTIGDGKIFVLDLAHCIRIRTGEDGKDAIG is encoded by the coding sequence ATGAAACTCATCATCGCATACATACAGCCGGAAAAGCTGACCGACGTGAAACAGGCCCTGTACGCTGCCGAGATCTTCAAGATGTCGGTGATCAACGCCCTGGGCTGCGGGCAGCAGAAGGGCTACCACGAAACGTATCGCGGCGCCGACGTCGAGGTGAACCTGCTCAAGAAGGTTCGCATCGAGATCGCTGTCAACGAGGAGTTCGTCAAGCCCACCATCGACGCGATCATCCAAGGCGCCCGCACGGGCACCATTGGTGATGGAAAGATATTCGTTCTGGACCTGGCCCACTGCATTCGTATTCGCACTGGCGAAGATGGCAAGGACGCCATAGGCTGA
- a CDS encoding PhzF family phenazine biosynthesis protein, with amino-acid sequence MTIPIFHVDAFSAAPFAGNPAAVCLLETPAQAAWMQHVAAEMNLSETAFVAPDAQGYSLRWFTPACEVDLCGHATLASAHVLYERGAAQAGKAVDFYTASGTLTARRSGGWIEMDFPAEAARQSAACEGLFESLGIGEAAGAAFVGRNRFDYIIELSSEAALRALSPDWARLLAVKTRGVIVTSPSSDDRYDFVSRFFCPAVGVNEDPVTGSAHCCLGPYWQGRLGKSELTGYQASARGGVVRVRVCGPRVMLIGQAVTVTEGVIL; translated from the coding sequence ATGACCATCCCGATCTTCCACGTCGATGCCTTCAGCGCCGCGCCTTTCGCCGGCAACCCCGCGGCGGTCTGCCTGCTGGAGACCCCTGCCCAGGCGGCGTGGATGCAGCATGTGGCGGCAGAGATGAACCTGTCGGAGACGGCGTTCGTGGCCCCCGATGCGCAGGGCTATTCGCTGCGGTGGTTCACGCCGGCGTGCGAGGTGGACCTGTGCGGCCACGCGACGCTGGCGTCGGCCCACGTGCTGTACGAGCGCGGGGCGGCGCAGGCGGGCAAGGCGGTCGACTTTTACACCGCCAGCGGGACCTTGACGGCCCGGCGCAGCGGCGGGTGGATCGAGATGGATTTTCCCGCCGAGGCGGCGCGGCAGAGCGCGGCGTGCGAAGGATTGTTCGAGTCGCTGGGGATCGGGGAGGCTGCCGGCGCCGCGTTTGTGGGGCGCAACCGCTTCGATTACATCATCGAGCTTTCCAGCGAGGCGGCCTTGCGGGCGCTGTCGCCCGACTGGGCGAGGCTGCTGGCGGTGAAGACGCGCGGGGTGATCGTCACCAGCCCATCGAGCGACGATCGCTACGATTTTGTCTCGCGGTTCTTCTGCCCCGCCGTGGGCGTCAACGAGGACCCGGTGACCGGATCGGCCCACTGCTGCCTGGGGCCCTACTGGCAGGGGCGCCTGGGCAAGAGCGAACTGACGGGCTACCAGGCCTCGGCCCGCGGCGGCGTGGTGCGCGTGCGCGTCTGCGGGCCTCGCGTGATGCTGATCGGCCAGGCGGTGACGGTGACCGAAGGGGTCATTCTCTGA
- a CDS encoding transcriptional regulator — protein MKTRTLTHDDIPETYAELVGLFMPRPLHDDVDYRNALAVLDAMAGFDMNADQEDYFDAIATFVEKYEAEHHAVGQETMTPVELLRSLLAEHEMTESDLGRLLGDCSLGHRILTGQRELSKAHIRILAEHFSLNPAALL, from the coding sequence ATGAAAACCAGGACACTGACGCACGACGACATTCCGGAAACCTATGCCGAGCTTGTGGGGCTGTTCATGCCGCGCCCCCTTCACGACGACGTGGACTACCGCAACGCGCTGGCCGTATTGGACGCGATGGCCGGCTTCGATATGAATGCAGACCAGGAGGATTATTTTGACGCCATCGCCACCTTTGTGGAGAAATATGAAGCGGAGCATCACGCCGTTGGTCAGGAGACGATGACCCCGGTAGAACTGCTGCGCAGTCTTCTAGCCGAGCACGAAATGACCGAATCGGATCTCGGCAGGCTTCTCGGCGACTGCAGCCTCGGACACCGAATATTGACCGGCCAGCGCGAGTTGAGCAAAGCGCACATTCGCATCCTGGCCGAGCACTTCAGCCTCAATCCCGCCGCGCTGCTGTAA
- a CDS encoding P-II family nitrogen regulator, producing the protein MKYVIAIIQPDRLDEVLRRLEEKEIHLVTVTSVVGRGRQKGIAEVYRSHKEAGGLLRKTKLEIAVNDAFVQATIDAITEGGRTGAIGDGKIFVIDLDRCVRIRTGDEGPEAIG; encoded by the coding sequence ATGAAGTACGTTATCGCAATCATCCAGCCCGACCGGCTCGACGAAGTGCTGCGCCGGCTCGAGGAGAAAGAGATTCATCTCGTCACCGTCACCAGCGTCGTGGGGCGTGGGCGGCAGAAGGGCATCGCGGAGGTCTACCGCAGCCACAAAGAGGCCGGCGGGCTGCTGCGAAAGACCAAGCTCGAGATCGCCGTCAACGACGCATTCGTCCAGGCGACCATCGACGCGATCACCGAAGGCGGCAGAACCGGCGCCATCGGCGACGGTAAGATCTTCGTCATCGACCTGGATCGCTGTGTGCGGATCCGCACTGGCGACGAAGGGCCCGAGGCCATAGGCTAG
- the amt gene encoding ammonium transporter has translation MSMVRTDKLRWPLRLAALVLLALPAVVSAAEGDTAAGPSNADLKIALDTVWVLLAAFLVFFMNLGFGMVESGLCRAKNAVNILAKNFIVFAISSMAFWILGWGLMFGDGNGILGLKGVFFASGADNSPAMGEAYKGVYSALSWTGVPFWAKFLFQLVFAGTAATIVSGAVAERIKFLSFIVFSFVIVAVMYPVTGHWIWGNGWLQKLGMWDFAGSTVVHSVGGWAALAGVILLGPRLGKYRPDGTVKPVLGHSMSMTALGVLVLWFGWFGFNPGSTMAASFNDIGRIAVTTNMAAAAATLSATAMAWLLLGKPDLSMILNGCLAGLVAITAPCAFVSVGASVVIGLIAGALVVLAVLFFDKIKIDDPVGALSVHLVNGVFGTLAVGLFADGSIMPNTTGNGLFYGGGFALLGRQALGVGAVAVFTLAIAFAAWYLIKATIGLRVSRGEEIGGLDVGEHGMEAYPDFQGFLTK, from the coding sequence ATGAGCATGGTGAGAACGGATAAATTGAGATGGCCTTTGAGGTTGGCGGCGCTGGTTCTTCTGGCGCTTCCGGCGGTGGTATCGGCGGCAGAGGGCGACACGGCGGCGGGACCGAGCAACGCCGATTTGAAGATCGCGCTGGATACGGTGTGGGTTCTGCTGGCGGCGTTCCTGGTGTTCTTCATGAACCTGGGATTCGGCATGGTGGAATCGGGCCTCTGCCGTGCCAAGAACGCGGTGAATATCCTGGCCAAGAACTTCATCGTCTTTGCGATTTCATCGATGGCGTTCTGGATCCTGGGCTGGGGCCTCATGTTCGGCGACGGCAACGGGATCCTGGGTCTCAAGGGCGTATTCTTCGCCTCCGGGGCCGATAACAGCCCCGCCATGGGCGAAGCTTACAAGGGCGTCTACAGCGCGCTGAGCTGGACAGGCGTTCCCTTCTGGGCCAAGTTCCTTTTCCAGTTGGTCTTCGCTGGAACGGCGGCCACTATCGTCTCCGGGGCCGTGGCCGAGCGGATCAAGTTCCTGTCCTTTATCGTGTTCTCGTTCGTGATCGTGGCGGTGATGTACCCCGTCACCGGTCACTGGATCTGGGGCAACGGATGGCTTCAAAAGTTGGGGATGTGGGACTTTGCCGGGTCGACGGTCGTTCACTCAGTGGGCGGATGGGCGGCCCTGGCCGGCGTCATCCTGCTGGGACCGCGGCTGGGCAAGTATCGCCCTGACGGGACGGTCAAACCGGTCCTGGGGCACAGCATGTCCATGACGGCCCTGGGCGTGCTGGTGCTGTGGTTCGGGTGGTTCGGGTTCAATCCCGGCTCGACGATGGCCGCGAGCTTCAACGACATCGGTCGCATCGCCGTGACGACGAACATGGCCGCTGCGGCGGCCACCCTCAGCGCCACGGCCATGGCCTGGCTGCTGCTGGGCAAACCGGACCTGTCGATGATCCTCAACGGGTGCCTGGCGGGCCTGGTGGCGATCACCGCCCCGTGTGCCTTCGTCAGCGTGGGCGCCTCGGTGGTCATCGGCCTGATCGCCGGAGCGCTGGTGGTGCTGGCGGTTCTGTTCTTCGACAAGATCAAGATCGACGATCCGGTCGGCGCCCTGTCGGTCCACCTGGTCAACGGCGTGTTTGGAACGCTGGCGGTGGGTCTGTTCGCCGACGGCAGCATCATGCCCAATACCACCGGCAACGGTCTGTTCTACGGCGGCGGGTTTGCACTGCTCGGCCGACAGGCACTGGGCGTGGGAGCGGTCGCCGTCTTCACGCTGGCGATCGCGTTTGCGGCCTGGTACCTGATCAAGGCGACCATCGGCCTGCGTGTCAGCCGCGGCGAAGAGATCGGCGGCCTGGATGTCGGCGAGCACGGGATGGAAGCCTACCCGGACTTCCAGGGATTCTTGACCAAGTGA
- a CDS encoding alpha/beta fold hydrolase, translating into MNNPSTTFRSRGLLAIVLLAVAMLGGCGGATDFSTAGRLENGLVLILPGIEGESGLNHDIRNGLVAGGVDCAVSIRSWGRILPPPFGMLASQVDVIGNRLVARSIAKDVAEYQDKHPGKPVYIIGHSGGGGIAVFVAENMPDGHKVDGLILLSASISSAYDVTKALENTRRGIVNLYNKGDGMLLGVGTTLFGNVDGIRGPSAGLLSFDAPPEKASPSKHEAYKRLYQVQVTQEMSLGGSSHTSSTEPGFVSLYIAPWLLSPQWPLDTSGGAWSLGVPPQIPATLTPSARQR; encoded by the coding sequence ATGAATAATCCCTCGACAACATTCCGCTCCCGCGGGCTCCTGGCCATCGTGTTGTTGGCCGTGGCCATGCTGGGCGGCTGCGGCGGCGCGACCGACTTTTCCACCGCCGGGCGGCTGGAGAACGGCCTGGTGCTGATCCTTCCGGGCATCGAGGGCGAGAGCGGGCTCAATCACGACATCCGCAACGGACTGGTCGCCGGCGGGGTCGACTGCGCGGTGTCGATCCGCTCGTGGGGGCGCATCCTTCCCCCGCCGTTCGGGATGCTGGCCTCGCAGGTGGACGTGATCGGAAACCGCCTGGTGGCCCGGAGCATCGCCAAAGACGTCGCCGAGTACCAGGACAAGCACCCCGGCAAGCCGGTGTACATCATCGGGCACAGCGGCGGCGGGGGCATCGCGGTCTTCGTGGCCGAGAACATGCCCGACGGGCACAAGGTCGACGGGCTGATCCTGCTGTCGGCGAGCATCTCGTCGGCGTACGACGTGACCAAGGCCCTGGAGAACACCCGCCGCGGAATCGTGAATCTGTACAACAAGGGCGACGGAATGCTGCTGGGCGTGGGAACGACGCTGTTCGGAAACGTCGACGGCATCCGCGGACCCTCGGCCGGACTGCTCAGCTTCGACGCCCCGCCCGAGAAGGCTTCGCCCTCGAAACACGAAGCGTACAAGCGCCTGTACCAGGTGCAGGTGACGCAGGAGATGAGCCTGGGCGGCAGCTCGCACACCTCCTCGACGGAACCGGGATTCGTCTCGCTCTATATCGCCCCGTGGCTGCTCTCGCCGCAATGGCCGCTGGACACCTCCGGCGGCGCCTGGAGCCTGGGCGTGCCGCCGCAGATTCCCGCGACGCTGACGCCTTCAGCCCGGCAGCGGTGA